A stretch of Nonomuraea africana DNA encodes these proteins:
- a CDS encoding helix-turn-helix transcriptional regulator, translating to MIFDRRVELGEFLRSRRARLRPEEFGLTSYGRQRRVPGLRREELAQLAGVSVDHYVRLEQGRSLQFSAEVLDAVAKALRLDSTEREHLYRLARPAPAAAEEPADSPPLRPGIHSLLSAISGAPAYVVDRTTDVRAWNRLAAAFITDFGELRAAERNMARLVFLDDGVRDLYVDWWARARDVVAFLRLDVARPPVPPAAQALIEELSAASREFRQIWAEHDIKAPEHGSHRYRHPLVGELELTYETLRLPGHPDLALVVHTAEEGSSAQEALRVLMQ from the coding sequence ATGATCTTCGATCGACGTGTCGAACTGGGTGAGTTCCTCCGATCGCGTCGCGCCCGGCTCCGTCCCGAGGAGTTCGGCCTGACCTCCTACGGACGGCAGCGCCGGGTTCCCGGACTGCGTCGCGAGGAGCTGGCGCAGCTGGCCGGGGTCAGCGTCGATCACTATGTACGGCTGGAGCAGGGACGCAGCCTGCAGTTCTCGGCGGAGGTCCTGGACGCGGTGGCCAAGGCCTTGCGTCTGGACTCGACGGAACGGGAGCACCTGTACCGGCTGGCCCGCCCCGCTCCGGCCGCGGCCGAAGAACCGGCGGACAGCCCGCCGCTGCGTCCGGGCATCCACAGCCTGCTCTCCGCGATCAGCGGTGCCCCTGCCTACGTGGTCGACCGCACGACCGACGTGCGGGCATGGAACCGGCTGGCGGCGGCGTTCATCACCGACTTCGGCGAGCTCCGCGCCGCGGAGCGCAACATGGCCAGGCTGGTATTCCTCGACGACGGCGTGCGCGACCTGTACGTCGACTGGTGGGCACGGGCTCGCGACGTGGTGGCCTTCCTCCGGCTGGACGTGGCGCGCCCACCCGTTCCTCCTGCCGCCCAGGCCCTGATCGAGGAGCTGTCGGCCGCCAGCCGCGAATTCCGCCAGATCTGGGCCGAGCACGACATCAAGGCCCCCGAGCACGGCAGCCACCGATACAGGCATCCGCTCGTTGGCGAGCTCGAATTGACCTACGAGACGCTCCGGCTACCCGGCCACCCCGACCTCGCCCTGGTCGTCCACACCGCAGAGGAGGGATCCTCCGCCCAGGAAGCACTCCGCGTCCTGATGCAGTAA
- a CDS encoding NAD-dependent epimerase/dehydratase family protein, translating to MRVFVAGGAGVLGRRLVPQLVARGHQVTATTTSTARLGLLEQMGAEAVVMDGLDAVSVGEAVAKARPEVIVHQMTAISVKRAGKADMKHMDRWFAGTNRLRTEGTDHLLAAAEATGVPHFVAQAYGAWNGIREGGWVKTEQDGLDPMTGTPAEPGMAALGHVENVVVKAGGAVLRYGWFYGPGAMDDLVGPVRKRQFPVVGSGAGYCSWIHLDDAASATVLAVEQQARGVFNIVDDEPAPANEWLPYLAACAGAKRPMRIPAWLARPLAGDVAVLMLTEGRGFSNAKAKAELGWQLRYPSWRQGFKEELA from the coding sequence ATGCGGGTATTCGTGGCAGGAGGGGCCGGGGTGCTGGGGCGGCGGCTGGTGCCGCAGCTCGTGGCACGTGGCCACCAGGTGACGGCGACAACGACGAGCACCGCCAGGCTGGGCCTGCTGGAACAGATGGGCGCCGAGGCGGTCGTGATGGACGGGCTGGATGCGGTCTCGGTCGGCGAGGCGGTGGCCAAGGCCCGGCCGGAGGTGATCGTGCACCAGATGACCGCGATCTCCGTGAAGCGCGCCGGCAAGGCCGACATGAAGCACATGGATCGATGGTTCGCCGGCACCAACCGGCTGCGCACCGAGGGAACGGATCACCTGCTGGCCGCCGCCGAGGCGACCGGCGTCCCTCACTTCGTCGCGCAGGCCTACGGCGCCTGGAACGGCATCCGCGAGGGCGGCTGGGTCAAGACCGAGCAGGACGGGCTGGACCCGATGACGGGGACCCCTGCCGAGCCCGGGATGGCGGCGCTCGGCCACGTCGAGAACGTGGTCGTCAAGGCCGGCGGCGCTGTCCTGCGCTACGGCTGGTTCTACGGCCCCGGCGCCATGGACGACCTGGTCGGCCCCGTGCGCAAGCGGCAGTTCCCGGTCGTCGGGAGCGGTGCCGGATACTGCTCGTGGATACATCTGGACGACGCGGCCTCCGCTACCGTCCTGGCCGTGGAGCAGCAGGCCCGCGGCGTGTTCAACATCGTCGACGACGAACCGGCGCCGGCGAACGAGTGGCTGCCGTACCTGGCGGCGTGCGCGGGCGCGAAGCGGCCGATGCGGATCCCCGCCTGGCTGGCCCGGCCGCTGGCCGGAGACGTGGCGGTGCTGATGTTGACCGAGGGGCGCGGCTTCTCCAACGCCAAGGCCAAGGCCGAGCTCGGCTGGCAGCTGCGTTATCCCTCCTGGCGGCAGGGTTTCAAGGAGGAGTTGGCGTGA
- a CDS encoding TetR/AcrR family transcriptional regulator — MTSGEPVRRGGRDAQRRRTRKAIIEAAVRLSAGGATPSIDEIAAAADVSRRTIYMHFPSLDHLLIDATAGAINDPPVEQALADPALAGDAAARVDALIQTLLEHSPQSLPLGRRLIRLTVDMPVNDTQEPPTPRRTQRRVGWLERACEPLRDTLSEESFQRLISALTIVVGWEAQIALRDVRGLDPQAEQETIRWAARVLVEAAIKEG; from the coding sequence ATGACCAGTGGAGAGCCAGTCCGCCGCGGCGGACGCGACGCGCAGCGCCGCCGTACCCGCAAAGCGATCATCGAAGCGGCGGTACGGCTGAGCGCCGGCGGCGCGACGCCGTCCATCGACGAGATCGCCGCCGCCGCCGACGTGTCACGTCGCACGATCTACATGCACTTCCCGTCCCTCGACCACCTGCTGATCGACGCAACCGCCGGCGCGATCAACGACCCCCCGGTCGAGCAGGCACTGGCCGACCCCGCGCTCGCAGGCGATGCCGCAGCCCGCGTAGACGCCCTCATCCAGACCCTGCTGGAGCACTCACCGCAATCGCTTCCCCTGGGCCGCCGACTGATCCGCCTGACCGTCGATATGCCAGTGAACGACACCCAAGAACCGCCCACCCCCCGCCGGACCCAACGCCGGGTCGGATGGCTGGAACGGGCCTGCGAACCGCTCCGCGACACCCTGAGCGAGGAATCATTCCAGCGCCTGATCTCGGCCCTGACCATCGTGGTCGGCTGGGAGGCGCAGATCGCCCTGCGCGACGTCCGCGGCCTTGACCCCCAGGCCGAACAGGAGACCATCAGGTGGGCCGCACGCGTCCTGGTGGAGGCGGCGATCAAGGAAGGGTGA
- a CDS encoding lipase family protein: MRLRLLSLIALLVASLGLAAPAHAASAGNVISAQPTTVYLAPGKLLEVPVDAWRLLYRSTSATGRLNAVSGTLLVPKTDYPFGRRPIIGYAVGTHGMGDQCAPSTSMNEGREAELALISLFLLKGFAVAVTDYEGLGTPGTHTYMAGISQGQAVLDSVRAAMRVPDARLSADAPVAITGYSQGGSSAAWAAQLQPSYAPELRLRGVAAGGVPADLKAVAQHLEGSASFGLAAAAGVGLDAAYLELDLEADLNERGRALLADAADDCVAEINAKLAGLRFSDLSSLDLLNQPKWVARLIENRLGAAAPRVPVFLYHAQGDEIIPHSVGATLRSQYCSAGARVRWVSLPAGNHVLGAVKGGPLAVEWLALRLLGVPATNNC; the protein is encoded by the coding sequence ATGCGTCTCCGCCTCCTGTCTCTGATCGCCCTGCTGGTCGCCTCCCTCGGACTTGCCGCACCGGCTCACGCGGCCTCGGCCGGGAACGTGATCTCCGCCCAGCCCACGACCGTCTACCTCGCGCCGGGCAAGCTTCTCGAGGTGCCCGTCGACGCCTGGCGCCTGCTGTATCGCTCCACCTCGGCCACCGGCCGGCTCAACGCGGTGTCCGGCACCTTACTGGTGCCCAAGACCGACTATCCCTTCGGCAGGCGGCCGATCATCGGGTACGCCGTGGGCACGCACGGGATGGGGGACCAGTGCGCTCCCTCCACCAGCATGAACGAGGGCCGCGAGGCGGAGCTGGCCCTCATCAGCCTCTTCCTGCTGAAGGGCTTCGCCGTCGCGGTCACCGACTACGAGGGGCTCGGCACGCCCGGCACCCACACCTACATGGCGGGGATCTCCCAGGGCCAGGCGGTCCTGGACTCGGTGCGGGCAGCGATGCGCGTGCCGGACGCCAGGCTGTCCGCGGACGCGCCGGTCGCGATCACGGGCTACTCCCAGGGCGGCTCCTCCGCCGCATGGGCCGCACAACTCCAGCCCTCCTACGCTCCTGAGCTACGGCTGCGCGGCGTGGCCGCCGGCGGCGTCCCGGCAGACCTCAAGGCCGTCGCCCAGCACCTGGAAGGATCCGCCTCCTTCGGCCTTGCCGCGGCGGCGGGCGTCGGGCTCGACGCGGCCTACCTCGAGCTGGACCTGGAAGCCGACCTCAACGAGCGCGGCCGCGCCCTGCTCGCCGACGCGGCGGACGACTGCGTGGCCGAGATCAACGCCAAGCTGGCCGGGCTGCGGTTCTCCGACCTGTCGTCCCTGGACCTGCTCAACCAGCCCAAGTGGGTGGCCCGGCTCATCGAGAACCGGCTCGGCGCCGCTGCGCCTCGGGTGCCCGTGTTCCTGTACCACGCGCAGGGCGACGAGATCATCCCGCACTCGGTCGGCGCCACCCTGCGGTCACAGTACTGCTCGGCTGGGGCCCGGGTGCGCTGGGTGAGCCTTCCCGCCGGCAACCATGTGCTCGGCGCTGTCAAGGGTGGGCCCTTGGCCGTCGAGTGGCTGGCGCTTCGCCTGCTCGGCGTCCCGGCGACCAACAACTGCTGA